The genomic region ACTTGTTTTTCTGATAGACAAATTTTGTGAGGTGCACTTAAGGCTGCTTTCAGTAAGACTGTTGGTCAAATAAGAAACAGCTACGGTATATCTGTGCTCAGGACAATGTCCAACATTTAGACATTAaaaaagttcaagttcaagacctttatttgtccccgaggggcgattcattttgctgcagtagcaagaaattgacacacagtacatgacaaagacgacaacatcaattaaaatacAGTGTCACACCAAATGGGGAAAATAAATGCCACAACATTGAAAGTTTAAGTCCTAGTGTACCTTATGTGCCGACGTTACCTAGTCTTTCCAGAATtaagcagagagatagcagagggGACGAAGGAGAATTTGTACCTATTAgttttggctggtggctgactgaAACGGTAACCGGAGGGCAGCAAATTAAATTCTACATTCAGGGGTGAGAACTATCGGACATGATGGATTCTGACTTTTTAAGCACATGTCTATTATACAGATCAGTTGGTGTCATCTGCTGAATCCCAATGATTTTGCTGCTAACTTTGATTACCGTTGCTAATTTATTTTTCCGTTTTAAATTCAGAGAAGCATACcatcaaaaacatgaaaaggttAAGACAGACTCaataaaagattaataaaacaatgtctTCAGGGATCTGTCCACTTGGAACTTAGATAGCTTTCTCAggcagaagagaaaaaaatatgattattgTCAAGATATCAAATGTATACAAACTTTCAACTGTGCGGCTATGACTACTCAGGCTAGCTAATTGTTTTATACAGGagctatataatatataactgcaatttattttattatttgactGTTCATATTTAGtgaaaatgttaatgtcaaaCTAAGGCTGGGGGATGTGCTTTAaattaatatcacaatattatgTATTAAAATATGGCACATATTTGCAAAACTGCATTAAAGTTGATGTTTatgaactgttttgttttgttttgactaaGACAAACTTTTTATATCtgcaaacaaaaaagtgttCTGGTTTCTCAGAAATTAACCTCAGCTGATGCAGCAGTACTAGACAAACCCCACCTTAAGACTCTTAAGACAAGGAAGTTCTCATCGATCAAAGTAATCAGCACTTACATTAGTTTTCTCATTTCATACCAACAAGAACAGCACAAACGTGTGAAACCAGAGGTAAGATAATAACTGTACGTGTCAACTTTACCTAGTCAGTCTGTGAAGTACAACACATTTATTGGCTTTTtctaatttttcatttaaatcttAGACATTCAGTTAATAGCATAAGTGTCTAGTCTAGTCTTTAAAAAGAGTAGGCTATTTTTGTTTGTGAGATTTTTGAATGAATCTGTTTTCAgtccatttctttttaacaaataccgttttattttcttgtctgtctgtccagaTTTCAGCAGGAACAATGGCCCACAGCATTGGAAACAGCAAGGACATTCATGTTGGAACCAACAAAGGGAAGATTGGCGCTGGTAATGTCATCAATATTAGCGGTGAGTTCAACATCATCTGTCGATGATAGTATCAGTCATgtgctttatttgtcaaataGTTGCAGAAAGTAGAAGCGTGCTATTTAACCATTTCCTACTTCATACATTATTGTGTAAAATTGACTCAGTTCCCATTTAAGCAGCTACTAGAAGTCATTTGTTTCATGATCTTTGCCTTTTGGGTCATTATCTGTATGGCAACTAATGTAACACGTGAGTTGAAAGTGGATTCAACTCTGCATCCACTGCTTCAGGGAACACCGGCAATACGATGGGTAAGTCAATCATATTGTTAGAGTTCAGAGGTTTGACTGTGCAGTAAGATTAACAATTTTAGTGAACATatctattatttttgtgtttaatagGAGAAAAAACTGTCAATCCTGGCAACACAAGTAACATGACTGTTGGAGACAATGCAGGAGATATCGGTGCAAAAAACACCTGCAATGGGAGCGGTAAGAGTCTTGTATTTTTGGAAAgtaataattgaaaaaaaaaaggccacttTCAagatttcttatttcttattcatGCGTTAAGATTAGAATATGTACACATCATTCATTGTATTTCAACAGGAGGAAAAGGAGTCAAAGCAGATATTGGCAACACAAGTAACATGACAGTTGATGACAATGCCGGTAACATTGGTGCAAAGAACACCTGCAATGTGAGCGGTAAGTGTCTTATATTTTTGGAAAGtaataattaagaaaaaaagggcaCTTTCAAGATTTATGATTTCTTATTCATGCATTAAGATTAGAATATGTACACATCAATCATTGTATTTCAACAGGAGGAAAAGGAGTCAAAGTAGATGTTGGCAACATAAGTAACGTGGCAGTTGGAGACAACGCAGGAGGCAt from Etheostoma cragini isolate CJK2018 chromosome 13, CSU_Ecrag_1.0, whole genome shotgun sequence harbors:
- the LOC117955015 gene encoding uncharacterized PE-PGRS family protein PE_PGRS20-like isoform X2 is translated as MLEPTKGRLALVMSSILAGTPAIRWVKKTVNPGNTSNMTVGDNAGDIGAKNTCNGSGGKGVKADIGNTSNMTVDDNAGNIGAKNTCNVSGGKGVKVDVGNISNVAVGDNAGGIGAGNNCNVMGGDGVKISIGNMDNMAVGVNAGGIGVGNNCNVNRGKGAEINIGNATNAGIGINSGSFGSGNNVNIN
- the LOC117955015 gene encoding uncharacterized transmembrane protein DDB_G0289901-like isoform X1, with the translated sequence MAHSIGNSKDIHVGTNKGKIGAGNVINISGNTGNTMGEKTVNPGNTSNMTVGDNAGDIGAKNTCNGSGGKGVKADIGNTSNMTVDDNAGNIGAKNTCNVSGGKGVKVDVGNISNVAVGDNAGGIGAGNNCNVMGGDGVKISIGNMDNMAVGVNAGGIGVGNNCNVNRGKGAEINIGNATNAGIGINSGSFGSGNNVNIN
- the LOC117955015 gene encoding uncharacterized PPE family protein PPE21-like isoform X3; protein product: MAHSIGNSKDIHVGTNKGKIGAGNVINISGNTGNTMGEKTVNPGNTSNMTVGDNAGDIGAKNTCNGSGGKGVKVDVGNISNVAVGDNAGGIGAGNNCNVMGGDGVKISIGNMDNMAVGVNAGGIGVGNNCNVNRGKGAEINIGNATNAGIGINSGSFGSGNNVNIN